The following nucleotide sequence is from Deltaproteobacteria bacterium.
TGCGCGGCATTACCCTGAACAAGACAGCCATGCGGACGGTCGAAGCGCGACTGGAGCGTCATCCCAAGTTGCCCAAGTGGGACATCTTCATCCGCCCCGCTACTCCTGACTGATATAGGGGGATTTTCTTTTCCAGAATTCGCCTAAGAACAAATGGCTCCTAAATCGGACCACGCGACATTGGTACACCAGCGACCAAACCCGCTCAGGCTGAGCGTAGTCCGCAGGACGAAGTCGAAGCCTGCGCACGCCCGGATACGCTGCCCTTCGACTTCGCCACGCTACGCTCAGGACGAGCGGAGAAGTGGCCCTCGGTGAGTGAGGAAGTGTACGAATCTTCCCTGGTCCGATTTAGTAAAACGCCAAACTGGCAAAACTCACCGCAGAATGTGGCGCAGTTTCGGCATAAGCATATTTTAGAAGCTTTCCTTGTGTCGCTTCGACGAGGTGTAAGAAAGTATACATCGGTGCAAAGCCGCAGACACGACGTTGGTCACCATTCGTAGCGATCTCGGCAAAGAAACTCGCGTGATCGAGGTTCTCTAATGCCTGGATCAAGCGCTGATCTTCACTTTCTACCCAGTTGAGAAAGTCTTGCGTGAGTGGTCCTTGGTCGCCAAACTTCTGTCCCACATGAGCGAAATCGACACCTGCGACAAAGCAGACTCTCTTGCCACTCTGGGCAATAGTAGCCCGTAGCGCGTCGATGAATGCGGCGACTCGTTGGGTCTCTGCGGGTGGAGTCTTGGTCAAGATCATGTGATGAAAGGAGGTCACGAGAATCGGCACGACGGTAAACTCACGTCTCTGACCAAGTACGTATTGAAGGAACAAGGTCTGAAACTCTAACGAGTGCTCAGTACGGTGGATCAGCTCGCTGGCAAGCAGGTCTTCGCCGCAATTTTGCTGCAGCACGCGAATAAACTCACGGTCAGTTTTGACCGGACCAAGTGGCGTATTGTAATCTTTCTCGCACGCGACAAAGAGGTCTTGCGCTCCGTAATGAGAAGTCCCCAGGAGAATAAAGAGGTCAGCGTCACACCGTTCAGCTAACTCCTTGTACCCCCACGCGTACGCTGCTCCACCGACCCGCAGATCGATATGGGGAACAATAAGCCCGCGGACTGGCGGAAGAGAGGACTGCCCGTCGCTCGGCAATCCAGGACCGTCAGGACTCCTAAATAAAGCGTCCGTTTGCTCACGAAATTCTCCGGGTTGCGAGGAGTAGCACGTATCCGCGTGCGCCATCTCGCGAACTGACGAGCGCTGAAAGGCGGCATAGATTTCGTTTTGCAGGGCGGCAAATCGCTCACTATCCAAATAGTAGTATTCGTCGAGTTGCGCTATCAGGCTATTGAGCTGCTCTCGGGGGAGAACTTGGCCGAATTGTTTGGCAAAGGCTTCTTGAATATCGACCAGCGAATGCTGTCCATCAAAGTGGCTGATGACGAAATAGATATGGTAGGGAAGATACAATGAGGTTTGGGCAAAGCCTAGTGGATCGTGGATAGCGATACGTGTCCGTCCTTCATCTTCAAAGGGAACCGCCTGAATATATCGGAGCCGGGGATAATCGATAGACAAGAGGGTCTCTCCTTCCGCCATCACAGTGAGAGGGTACCGTAATCGGTTTTGCTTGTGTGAGCAAGTTTCCTTGACAGAGTTGAGGGGAGAATTCATATAGTATGCAGTCAATTGAATTTTGAAGCCTGCTGTGTCGTCATGTCCGCGGAGGCGGACATCCACTTTTTCTCTGCTCCTGGATTCCCGCTTTCGCGGGAATGACGTACCAATAGTCACTGCATAAACCTGAGGCTAACGAACAAATCGTTTTCTCTGAAACTAAAAGGAGGCATTATGAAATTCGCAGTCAGTGGTGTTGGTAGTGGGTCAACCGCCCGACCGGAGCTGTTAGTTCAGGTTGCGCAAAAAGCGGAAATGCTGGGGTTTGAGTCAGCGTGGATTCCTGAGCACCTCGCCGTCCCGGTCACAATCACCAGCCGTTATCCATACTCTGCCGACGGCAAATTTCCTGGTGGCCCAGGGGCTGCGCTGCACGATCCGTTTGTCGCGCTGGGTTTCGCTGCCGCCTGCACCAAGACCATCAAACTCGGTACCGGTGTGTTTGTCCTTCCACTGCGCAACCCTCTCGCTGTCGCCAAAGCCGTTGCGAGCGTCGATGTCCTCTCTCAGGGACGGCTCTTATTTGGCGTGGGCATCGGCTGGTGCGAAGATGAATTTACTGCGGTGGGCATGTCGTTCAAGGATCGCGCGGCGCGCAGTCGTGAAGCGATTGCAATGCTCAAAGCCTTGTGGAGTGACGAGACGCCGCAGTTCTCCGGGAAGTTCCATAGTTTTGCTCCGGTCGGATTTAACCCCAAACCGATTCAGAAGCCGCATCCGCCGATTATCTTTGGCGGCGAAAGCCGTCCCGCATTGAAACGCGTGGCCGAATTAGGAGATGGCTGGTTCGGTTTCCGCTACACACCAGAAACACTCAAACCGCAGCTTGCGTTGCTCAAAGAGTTAAGCGAGAAAGCAGGGCGAAAATTCTCACAAATTGAGATCACTATCGCCCCGCAACCGGGACTGCCAATTACACTGGATTTGGTGAAGCAGTTTGCTGACGTGGGTGTGCATCGCTTGATGACCTTTGCGCCAGGCTTCACCCCCCGCGCGAAATTCGACAGCGAGCTCTACCCGCAGATGGAAAAGTTTGCCAACGATGTGATCGCTAAGGCATAGACGTTGGCCTGGAGAAACGACAACGGCGATCAGCTTCGTCGCCGTTGTCATGTTTGCGCGTGCGCAAAGCTGTGCTAACGTCGCAAAATTGTGAGTCAGCAACAGTCAACAACGTACGCAGAAAACCCGTTGCGCGTCGCGGTCGTGGGAGTCGGCTATCTTGGTCGTTTTCATGCGCAGAAATATGCTGCCCAACCAGAGGCGACACTCGTCGCAGTGGTCGATACCAATGCCGACCGTGCTACGGAAATTGCGGCAGAGTGCCGTACCACTGCACTCACAGACTATCGTGAACTCTTTGGTCAAGTCGATTGTGTGAGCATCGCGGTACCAACGCAGTTTCACTATGCCGTTGCGTACGATCTGCTGTCACAGGGAGTCGACGTTCTCGTAGAGAAACCGCTGACCGTTACCGCAGCCGAAGGACGGGCGCTTGTTGACCTGGCGGCAGCTCAGCAGCGCATCCTCCAAGTTGGCCATCTGGAGCGTTTTAACCCAGCGCTACGATCCCTGAGCGGTATTCTCACTTCACCACGCTTTATCGAATGCAATCGCGTCGCACCATTCGTCGAACGCGGAACCGATGTTGACGTCGTTCGCGATCTGATGATTCACGACCTCGATGTGATCCTGAGCCTCGTACAATCGCCAGTCACCTCCATCGAAGCTTTCGGCGTTCCGGTCTTGACCTCCGAACCAGACATAGCCAACGCCCGCCTCCGCTTTGCCTCTGGTTGTATCGCAGATGTCACTGCCAGTCGCGTGGCGCTTAAACGTGAACGAAAGATGCGTGTGTTTCAGCCTGACACCTATCTGGTAGTCGATTATGGTGAGCATCGCATCCGCATTTGTCGGCGTGAGCCAGGCTCCCAGCCAGGAGCACTCCCCAACATTGCCTTCGAAGAGCGCGAAGTCGGCGGCGAAGACGCCCTTGAAGAAGAAATTCGCTCGTTCCTTCACGTCGTTCGTCATCGCAACAAACCAGTTGTGAGCGGTGAAGATGGACTGCAAGCGTTAGAAATGGCAGAACGAATTGTTGGATGCTTGGAGATTCCGTGAAACATGTTGCGTGAGACGTCACACGTAGAGATTTGGACTTCAGACTTTGAACCGTGAAATCGAACCCTTGAATTCCGCAATCCGCAATCGACAGTCCGCAATCCCCAATCCTCGCGTTCTCCTCGTTGCCGGAGAGGCTTCGGGTGACATTCATGGTGGAGACTTGGTTGCTGCCCTCAAACGGCAGATCCCTGGGGTCGAGGTGTTTGGGGTTGGCGGTTCCGCACTGCGTGCTGCAGGCATGCAGACACTGGTCGATAGTGCCACCATCGCCGGGATGGGGCTAGTCGAAGCACGCGACAAAGTTGGTGCGTTGATCCGCACCTATCGCCAACTGAAGCACATCTTGCAGACTGCTCCCCCCGACCTGCTTATTTTGATCGACTTTCCCGAATTCAATTTCCGTCTCGCGAAGATTGCTAAACGCGTCGGGGTGCCGGTCTTTTATTACATCAGCCCCCAGGTGTGGGCGTGGCGCAAGCGACGAGTGTACACCATCGCTCAGCGTGTTGACCGACTCGCTGCAGTGTTTCCTTTTGAGCCTCCCTTCTATGCCGCACATGGGTACTCGGTGGATTTTGTCGGCCATCCGCTCGTTGACCGAGTACGCCCGACGCGCGCGCGGGAGGAAACATTGCGACTTCACGGTCTCGATGGACAACGTCGCACCATCGCCCTGCTCCCAGGGAGCCGATCACAGGAAGTGAAACTTCTGCTCGCGCCGATGCTTGGGGCTGCAGCGCTCCTGGGCGACGCGTATCAATTCGTCCTTGCGGCAGCAGATACGCTCGAAGTGGAAGAGCTACAGCAGCAGACACGGCCGACCCCAGTCCGGGTCATTCAGGGAGATACGTACAATTTGGTTCATGCAGCAGACCTTGCCTTGGTTGCGTCGGGAACCGCGACCCTCGAAACCGCATTACTAGAACGACCGATGGTCATCATGTATCGCTTAGCGCCACTGACGTATGCCCTGGCCCGGCTTCTCGTACGGGTGCCATTTATCGGCATGCCCAATCTCATCGCGGAACGCCGCATCGTTCCAGAACTCATCCAAGGAGAAGTGACCCCCACCCGGATTGCTGCTGAGGCCACGCGGTTGCTCACTGATGCACAAGCATATAGCGTAGCGCAAGAAGGATTGCGTGAAGTCCGCCAGCGGCTTGGTGGAGGCGGTGCAGCAGAACGAGCAGCAGCCCTTGTGGTGGAAATGCTGACCTCAAAAATGCAAAATGTAAAATGCAAAATTAAAAATTAATCAGAGAGAAAAAGTCGTGCTCACCTATTCTTCACTCCTTTTTAATTTTTAATTCTCAATTCTCTCCATGAACGTCTATCGTCGTCTTTTCCCATTCTTACGGCCCTATCTCTTGCGCGCCTTTCTTCCGGCCATTGTTTGCATGTTGCTCTTTAGCGCAACCAATGGTGTGTTGCCGTTTGTCGTCCAGCATGTGTTCGACGACATTTTTGCGCAAAAGAATCTTGAAGCGTTGCAGTTTCTCCCGTGGGTGATCGTCGGCGTCTTTCTCTTTCGCGGGCTGGTCAACTTTGGCCATGCCTATTTGATCGAGTATGTCGGGCAACACATCGTTGCTGACTTACGCAACGCACTGAATGCACACATCCAGTCACTCTCGCTGAGTTATTTCCAACGTAACCCGACAGGAACTATCCTCTCTCGTGTTACGAACGATACGACACTCGTCCGCGAAGCGTTAACGCAGGCAACAGCCTCGATCATGAAGGACTCTACGTCCCTGCTGCTGCTCATCATCGTGGCGTTCGTCAAAGATTGGTTTCTCGCGCTGCTGGCCTTCATCGTCTTTCCGGTGACGATCTTGCCTCTCACGCTCATGTATAAAAAGGTCCGTCGTGCCAGCCGCAGGGGGCAAGGCTCACTCGGCTCACTCACGGCGCTGCTTCAAGAAGCGATTCAAGGCAACCGCATCGTCAAAGCATTTGGCGCCGAAGCGTACGAGAACCAACGGTTCGCCAATGAAAACAAACGACTCTTCTCTCATTCCTTGAGAGCAGGCCGCGTACGCGCGTTCGTTCCACCGATGGTCGAATTAGTTGCTGCCGCCGGTATCGCGGCAGTCGTGTGGTATGGCGGTTATAGTGTCATTGCTGGTGAACGCACTCAAGGTGAATTTATCGCCTTTCTGACTGCACTGCTGCTCCTGTATGAGCCGTTCAAGCATCTGACTCGGACAAGCGCAGCGATTCAAACGGGGCTCGCTGCCGCTGAACGTTTGTTCGAATTACTCGATGAACGGAGTGAAATCGAAGACCATCCAGGCGCACAAATGCTCAGTGGGGTACGCCAGGGTATTCGTTTTGACAATGTGTATTTTCGCTATCGCCAAGACTGGGTGCTGCAGGGCATTAACTTGGAGATTCGCACCGGTGAAGTGGTCGCGTTAGTCGGCCCAAGTGGTGGTGGAAAAAGCACCATCGCAGACCTGATTCCCCGCTTTTACGATGTCCAACGGGGTCACATCACAATTGATGGGACCGACATTCGCGAGGTAACGCTCGCGTCGCTCCGCTCGCATTTGTCGATCGTGTCACAATACACATTCCTGTTTAACGATACGGTTCGTAACAACATTGCCTACGGCATGCCGGACATCCCGGACGAAGACATGATCGCCGCCGCCCAAGCAGCCTATGCTCATGATTTCATCATGGACTTGCCGCGCGGCTACGACACCATCATCGGCGAGCTGGGTTCCACCTTATCGGGTGGACAACGACAACGCTTGGCAATCGCACGAGCGTTGCTCAAGCACGCGCCAATTTTGATTCTCGACGAAGCCACCTCTTCGCTTGACAATGAATCAGAGCGACAAGTGCAAGCTGCGATTGAACGATTGATGGTCGGACGCACCGTACTCGTCATTGCCCATCGGCTCTCGACCGTTCACAAAGCCGATCGCATTGCCGTCCTCATCAACGGTCAGATTGTTGAACAAGGACGCCACGAGCAGCTCATTGTTCGGAATTCACAGTATCGCAAGTTATATGAACTTCAGTTCTACGAAGCCGCTTCAGCCTGAGTCACGTCAGCGACGTTTCCCCTTCGGTGAAGAGATCAAGATCCGTTGGTGGTCGACCCTCGCCTTCTGGGCACTGCGTCTCCTGGCCGCAACGACACGAAAATCCCAAATTGGTGGAGAAGCGATGTTGGACTACTGGCAACGTGGGGAACAGATCATCATCACATTTTGGCACGGTCGGATTCTGTTCATGCCGTTTCCCTATCGTGGCAAGAAGGCGTGCATCATGAATAGCGCGCATCGCGATGGCGAAATCATTACTCGCGTCATTAAGCGGTTTGGTATCAGTGCTGTTCGTGGCTCCTCAACTCGCGGCTGGATGGGCGGCCTCAAGGGCATGCTCGACGCGTACCAACAAGGGTATGATCTCGTTGTGATTCCCGATGGTCCACGTGGACCTCGCTGTCAGGCGAAATCCGGCATCATTCAACTGGCGCGCGCGACCGGAGCGACGATCTTTCCTGTCTCGTACAGTGCAGCATGGAAAGCGACAATCGGTAGTTGGGATCGCCTGATGATTCCCTTTCCCTTCAGTCGGATACTCTATGTCGTCGGCACCCCAATACGCGTTCCCGCCGAGGCAGCTAAAGAGGTCGTCGAAGAAAAACGACACGAATTAGAAACTGAATTGAACCGAATCTCAGCACAGGCCGACAGCTATTTCGCCAGCAAGACCGCTGGAGAGCGTGAGGTGGTTGTGGCAGGAACCCCACAGCCGTTGCCACCACGCTGAGGGAGGCGTTTTTCCGATAAGAATACGCTTCAAGTAGAGAAAACCCATCTGCTTGTGAGTAGCGCATGCCCCTCACCAACGACATGGCTCGACTTTTCTATAATCTGCTCCTCACGACTGTAGCACTGCCAGCACTGCCCTTTGCTGCGGTCGCGCTTGCGCTACGCCCGCGTTATCGTCTCGGCCTCGCCCAGCGTTTAGGATTCATTCCCCCAGAGGTGATTGAACGTCTGCATGGTCACAAGCCGATTTGGCTGCATGCGCCATCGGTTGGCGAGATGCTCGCGACACGCCCGTTCCTGCGCAGGCTCAAGCAGGTTTTTCCCGATCGCCCACTCTTGCTCTCTTGCCTCACACCGACCGCGTACACCACAACCCGAGAGAAAATTACCGAAGCGGATGCCGTGATTTATGTGCCACTCGATCACCCGCTGTTTGTCGAACGTGTCCTTTCGCGTATCACTCCATCTCTCTTTCTGTTTACTGAGACTGAAATGTGGCCGAACTTTCTCTCGGCGTTAGCACGGCGAGAGGTTCCTACCATATTGGTGAGCGGTCGCTTTTCAGCCCGAGCGGTGACTCGCTATCATTGGCTGTCGCCGCTCTTTACGCAAATTTTTCACGATCTCACTCTCTGTTGTATGCAGACCCAAGCGGATGCTGAGCGTTTGGTACACGCTGGGGTTCCTCTGCAACGTGTCGTGGTCACGGGCAACTTCAAAGTCGATGGCGTCACTGAAAGCTCCCCGCATCAGCACACGGCCCTGGCCGAGGCTGGACTCGCTGATCGACCAACTGTAATCGGCGCAAGCACTCATGCCGGTGAAGAAGATGTTTTGTTGAATGCCTACCGTCAATTGCAAGAACAGGTTCCCCGGTTGTTACTTATTCTCGCTCCACGCCATCCACAGCGTTTTCTTGAAGTTGAACGTCTCGTGCAAGCGAAAGGGTATCGGTATAGCAAACGAAGCCAGCCGGAAACCTCTTCTCCTAGGACTGAGATCTTTCTCCTTGATACCCTTGGTGAACTCGCCTCTCTGTATTCGGCTGCGAGCCTCGTGTTCGTCGGCGGGAGTCTCATCAAAGGACCAGGTGGACATAGTGTGATAGAGCCAGCATTAGCGCAGGTACCGGTCTGTTTCGGTCCATACACGCACAATTTCACAACCGTAGTCGAGGAATTGATCCGTGAAGGCGGCGGGTTCCAGGTAACCGATGCAGACAGCCTGACACGCGTCGCTCTGCCGTTACTCACAAATCCATCTCTCCGAGAAGAGACTGGCAAGGACGCATTTACTGTCATTCGTCGTGGCCAGGGGGCGGTGGAGAGAACAATAAATGAAATAGTGAAGAGTGAAAAGTTAAGAATGAAGAATCAAAAAGGCGACAGGCTGTAGGCTCTAGTAGTCAGTCATGTTGATTCTGAGGGGTGAACGTAGTGGCGTCATTCCCGCGAAAGCGGGAATCCAGGGAGGTTAAGTCGCGGCCCCTGCTTGAAGATCCTGGATGCCCGCCTGCGCGAGCATGACGAAATCGACCCCGCAAATTCAGTATGACTGACTACTAGAGAGAAGAAAGCAGTGATATGTTTGCTCCGAAGCTTATCGAGAGTATTTGGCAACGGCAGAGTCTCTGGTCAAAACTCGGCTGGGTTGCGCTCACTCCTTTCTCTCTGCTCTTTTCTGTGGTCGCGCGGGCACGGAATCTCGGCTATGACCTGGGTCTATTGCCAGTGACCCGTGCCCCTTTGACCGTCATTAGCATTGGCAACCTGACGGTTGGCGGCACCGGAAAAACACCCTTGACACTCTGGCTCGCACAAGCGCTGCAACAACGCGGACACACTGTCGCAATCGTCACACGTGGTTATGGAGGAACAGCGGTTGGCCCTACCCTCGTCGGTCAAACCGGAACACCCTTGGTCACACCGGTTGAGGTCGGGGACGAAGCTGTCATGCTGGCACGACGGTTCGCTGGGGTTGTTATTGCCGGACGAGACCGCGCCGCCGCGGCTCAGTTTGCCTATCAGCGCTTTGCCGCGGATGTGGTTCTGCTTGACGATGGCTTCCAACATCGTCGCTTACAGCGCGATGTCGATATTGTCCTGCTATCAGCACGAGCACCAACCAACACCTGGCTCCTGCCTGCGGGCCCCTTCCGTGAGCCACTCACGTCGATACGTCGAGCCCATACCGTGATCCTCTCCAAGAAAACAACAATCCAAGAGCATTCCTCTCCCTCGTTAGCTGAACGCGACACGCAACACGCAACACGCAACACGCAACACGCAACACGAGTCTTCCACGCCGATCTCGTGCCCTCAGCACTCGTACAGACGGTTCAAGGTCAATGGCACGAACAGCCGTTGTCTGATTTGACTGGCAAACGCAGCCTGGTGGTAACAGGAATTGCTAACCCTCAGCCTCTGTATACCTCTCTAAAAGAACTTGGCGCAGAGGTAGCACGGGTGGTGGAATTTCCTGATCATCACAGCTATACGCACTCGGAGTGGCAGAAACTCGTGCAAGAGGCCGAGGCATTTGATCTGCTCCTGACGACCGAAAAGGACCTCGTCAAACTTGAACGGTTTTCTCCGGTACCTGATCGTCTCCGAGCCTTACGTGTTCAACTCCATCTCGAACCTGCCGAGGCGTTCTTGACCAGCATTGAACAACGATACCACAGTCGCAACGAAGATAGGACCACGCATGGCCGCACCATTTCTCATTAAGGCAGTCACAGACCTGCTCGCTGACATCCCTGCATCAGGAAAGGCGCTGTTGGATGTCAGTTGCAAAGAGGGCGACGTGCTCCAAGCTGTCGCTCCGCTCGGTTTCACTGTTCGTGGTACCAATTACGAACCGACGGGACCGTCACAGAATGGCACTCCCATCGATTATGGCGTCGATCTCCTCAAACCACTGCCTTATAGCGACGCGAGCTTCGATGTCGTCTTGCTCGTTGAAGTCATCGAACACCTGGAGAATCATCGCATCCCGATAGGCGAATTGGCCCGTATTCTCAAACCAGGTGGCGTGTTGATTCTGACAACCCCCAATATCATGCGTCTGAATTCTCGTTTTCACTTTTTCTTCAGTGGCTATCATAAGACCAAACGACGCTTCATTCCGTTTGAAACGCCTTTAGATCAGGCCCATCGGTTTCACAATTATCCCATCGACCTCCCCATTCTCTATTACTTGTGTAAGCAGAATGGCCTGGCTATCGAGCGGATCGGCAATAGTAAGATCAAAGGATTCTCGCGGCTGTTGTTTCTGCTCTTTGGCTTTCCTGTACAATTCTACACGTGGTATACTCTACAGTTGCGTGAAAAAGACCCGCAACAGAAGCACGAGAACCAGCAACTCTGCCGCTGGCTGCTCGACTCCCGGACGTTGATGGAAGATAATCTTGTCTTGCGTTTGCGCAAAATTGACCGGAGCACCGGAACTCTTCACTAAGGAGAAGCTATGGCGGTAAGTAAAGAGCTGCTAGACATTCTTGTTTGCCCCAAATGTAAAGGGGAGTTGGAGTTAACAGCCAAACAAGACGCGCTGAATTGTCAGGCATGCAAGCTGTCCTATCAAATCAAAGATGACATTCCAGTCATGTTGATCGACGAAGCCTTACCTCTCACGTAGGGCCGGGTATCAGTGAGGCCCATGTCCCATTCCTCTCTTCAGGATCGTTCACAACGAGTCATCGTCGCACAGACAGGCTTTCTGGGAGACGTCGTCCTAACGACCCCGTTGTTAACTACCCTGCAGAGAACTCTCACACCGGAGTCACTGACTGTTTTGACTACGCCGCAAGCCAAACCTCTGCTCGACTATCATCCTGCAGTCTCACGGGTGTTAGTCGACGCGAAGCAGGCCGATGGACGTGGGCTGGTTGGCTTGTGGCGCATGGCTCAGCGGCTACGGCAAGAACGCTTCACACTTGCGGTCGCTGCCCATAAATCCTTACGCACAGCCTTGCTTCTCGCTCTCGCTGGCATTCCTCAGCGGGTCGGTTTTCGGCAAAGTCCAGGTTGGTTTTTGTATCATCGCACTGCCCAGCGCGACACGAACCGACATGAGGTTGAGCGGATTCTTTGCATCATGCGAGCCTTTGGCCGAGAGCCCGAAGAGTGCGATCGTACCCCTCGCGTCGAGTATCCGGAAGCAGCAAAAGTCCAGGCGCGCGCGCGCTTGCACGAGCATGGAATTGCTTCAACCGACCCATTGTTTGTTGTCTGTCCAGGGTCGGTATGGCCAACGAAACGGTGGACCATCGAGAGTTTTGCTCAGCTTGTGCGTCGTCTAGAGACCAGTTACGGTCGCGTGCTTCTCTGTGGCGGACCAGATGATG
It contains:
- the amrB gene encoding AmmeMemoRadiSam system protein B encodes the protein MDVRLRGHDDTAGFKIQLTAYYMNSPLNSVKETCSHKQNRLRYPLTVMAEGETLLSIDYPRLRYIQAVPFEDEGRTRIAIHDPLGFAQTSLYLPYHIYFVISHFDGQHSLVDIQEAFAKQFGQVLPREQLNSLIAQLDEYYYLDSERFAALQNEIYAAFQRSSVREMAHADTCYSSQPGEFREQTDALFRSPDGPGLPSDGQSSLPPVRGLIVPHIDLRVGGAAYAWGYKELAERCDADLFILLGTSHYGAQDLFVACEKDYNTPLGPVKTDREFIRVLQQNCGEDLLASELIHRTEHSLEFQTLFLQYVLGQRREFTVVPILVTSFHHMILTKTPPAETQRVAAFIDALRATIAQSGKRVCFVAGVDFAHVGQKFGDQGPLTQDFLNWVESEDQRLIQALENLDHASFFAEIATNGDQRRVCGFAPMYTFLHLVEATQGKLLKYAYAETAPHSAVSFASLAFY
- a CDS encoding LLM class F420-dependent oxidoreductase, with product MKFAVSGVGSGSTARPELLVQVAQKAEMLGFESAWIPEHLAVPVTITSRYPYSADGKFPGGPGAALHDPFVALGFAAACTKTIKLGTGVFVLPLRNPLAVAKAVASVDVLSQGRLLFGVGIGWCEDEFTAVGMSFKDRAARSREAIAMLKALWSDETPQFSGKFHSFAPVGFNPKPIQKPHPPIIFGGESRPALKRVAELGDGWFGFRYTPETLKPQLALLKELSEKAGRKFSQIEITIAPQPGLPITLDLVKQFADVGVHRLMTFAPGFTPRAKFDSELYPQMEKFANDVIAKA
- a CDS encoding Gfo/Idh/MocA family oxidoreductase; this encodes MSQQQSTTYAENPLRVAVVGVGYLGRFHAQKYAAQPEATLVAVVDTNADRATEIAAECRTTALTDYRELFGQVDCVSIAVPTQFHYAVAYDLLSQGVDVLVEKPLTVTAAEGRALVDLAAAQQRILQVGHLERFNPALRSLSGILTSPRFIECNRVAPFVERGTDVDVVRDLMIHDLDVILSLVQSPVTSIEAFGVPVLTSEPDIANARLRFASGCIADVTASRVALKRERKMRVFQPDTYLVVDYGEHRIRICRREPGSQPGALPNIAFEEREVGGEDALEEEIRSFLHVVRHRNKPVVSGEDGLQALEMAERIVGCLEIP
- a CDS encoding lipid-A-disaccharide synthase; protein product: MNREIEPLNSAIRNRQSAIPNPRVLLVAGEASGDIHGGDLVAALKRQIPGVEVFGVGGSALRAAGMQTLVDSATIAGMGLVEARDKVGALIRTYRQLKHILQTAPPDLLILIDFPEFNFRLAKIAKRVGVPVFYYISPQVWAWRKRRVYTIAQRVDRLAAVFPFEPPFYAAHGYSVDFVGHPLVDRVRPTRAREETLRLHGLDGQRRTIALLPGSRSQEVKLLLAPMLGAAALLGDAYQFVLAAADTLEVEELQQQTRPTPVRVIQGDTYNLVHAADLALVASGTATLETALLERPMVIMYRLAPLTYALARLLVRVPFIGMPNLIAERRIVPELIQGEVTPTRIAAEATRLLTDAQAYSVAQEGLREVRQRLGGGGAAERAAALVVEMLTSKMQNVKCKIKN
- the msbA gene encoding lipid A export permease/ATP-binding protein MsbA, translated to MNVYRRLFPFLRPYLLRAFLPAIVCMLLFSATNGVLPFVVQHVFDDIFAQKNLEALQFLPWVIVGVFLFRGLVNFGHAYLIEYVGQHIVADLRNALNAHIQSLSLSYFQRNPTGTILSRVTNDTTLVREALTQATASIMKDSTSLLLLIIVAFVKDWFLALLAFIVFPVTILPLTLMYKKVRRASRRGQGSLGSLTALLQEAIQGNRIVKAFGAEAYENQRFANENKRLFSHSLRAGRVRAFVPPMVELVAAAGIAAVVWYGGYSVIAGERTQGEFIAFLTALLLLYEPFKHLTRTSAAIQTGLAAAERLFELLDERSEIEDHPGAQMLSGVRQGIRFDNVYFRYRQDWVLQGINLEIRTGEVVALVGPSGGGKSTIADLIPRFYDVQRGHITIDGTDIREVTLASLRSHLSIVSQYTFLFNDTVRNNIAYGMPDIPDEDMIAAAQAAYAHDFIMDLPRGYDTIIGELGSTLSGGQRQRLAIARALLKHAPILILDEATSSLDNESERQVQAAIERLMVGRTVLVIAHRLSTVHKADRIAVLINGQIVEQGRHEQLIVRNSQYRKLYELQFYEAASA
- a CDS encoding DUF374 domain-containing protein, whose amino-acid sequence is MNFSSTKPLQPESRQRRFPFGEEIKIRWWSTLAFWALRLLAATTRKSQIGGEAMLDYWQRGEQIIITFWHGRILFMPFPYRGKKACIMNSAHRDGEIITRVIKRFGISAVRGSSTRGWMGGLKGMLDAYQQGYDLVVIPDGPRGPRCQAKSGIIQLARATGATIFPVSYSAAWKATIGSWDRLMIPFPFSRILYVVGTPIRVPAEAAKEVVEEKRHELETELNRISAQADSYFASKTAGEREVVVAGTPQPLPPR
- a CDS encoding 3-deoxy-D-manno-octulosonic acid transferase; this encodes MPLTNDMARLFYNLLLTTVALPALPFAAVALALRPRYRLGLAQRLGFIPPEVIERLHGHKPIWLHAPSVGEMLATRPFLRRLKQVFPDRPLLLSCLTPTAYTTTREKITEADAVIYVPLDHPLFVERVLSRITPSLFLFTETEMWPNFLSALARREVPTILVSGRFSARAVTRYHWLSPLFTQIFHDLTLCCMQTQADAERLVHAGVPLQRVVVTGNFKVDGVTESSPHQHTALAEAGLADRPTVIGASTHAGEEDVLLNAYRQLQEQVPRLLLILAPRHPQRFLEVERLVQAKGYRYSKRSQPETSSPRTEIFLLDTLGELASLYSAASLVFVGGSLIKGPGGHSVIEPALAQVPVCFGPYTHNFTTVVEELIREGGGFQVTDADSLTRVALPLLTNPSLREETGKDAFTVIRRGQGAVERTINEIVKSEKLRMKNQKGDRL
- the lpxK gene encoding tetraacyldisaccharide 4'-kinase, with amino-acid sequence MFAPKLIESIWQRQSLWSKLGWVALTPFSLLFSVVARARNLGYDLGLLPVTRAPLTVISIGNLTVGGTGKTPLTLWLAQALQQRGHTVAIVTRGYGGTAVGPTLVGQTGTPLVTPVEVGDEAVMLARRFAGVVIAGRDRAAAAQFAYQRFAADVVLLDDGFQHRRLQRDVDIVLLSARAPTNTWLLPAGPFREPLTSIRRAHTVILSKKTTIQEHSSPSLAERDTQHATRNTQHATRVFHADLVPSALVQTVQGQWHEQPLSDLTGKRSLVVTGIANPQPLYTSLKELGAEVARVVEFPDHHSYTHSEWQKLVQEAEAFDLLLTTEKDLVKLERFSPVPDRLRALRVQLHLEPAEAFLTSIEQRYHSRNEDRTTHGRTISH
- a CDS encoding class I SAM-dependent methyltransferase, whose amino-acid sequence is MAAPFLIKAVTDLLADIPASGKALLDVSCKEGDVLQAVAPLGFTVRGTNYEPTGPSQNGTPIDYGVDLLKPLPYSDASFDVVLLVEVIEHLENHRIPIGELARILKPGGVLILTTPNIMRLNSRFHFFFSGYHKTKRRFIPFETPLDQAHRFHNYPIDLPILYYLCKQNGLAIERIGNSKIKGFSRLLFLLFGFPVQFYTWYTLQLREKDPQQKHENQQLCRWLLDSRTLMEDNLVLRLRKIDRSTGTLH